A region from the uncultured Draconibacterium sp. genome encodes:
- a CDS encoding LytTR family DNA-binding domain-containing protein, translating into MIRCIAIDDEPLALRQIESYIEKTPFLELAGKFNSALKAMNFLQKNEIDLMFVDINMPDLTGLDFVKSISTPAKVIFTTAYREYGYEGFQLDAADYLVKPIGYPDFLKAVTKTKERFFSKKEVTETVEKNDRYLFIKSEYKIVRIDFNDITYIESMRDYVRIHLDNQKPIMALMGMKKMEDFLPKSDFMRVHRSFIVNLNKISTIERNRIIFGKDYIPISEQYKELFQEFLDTRFLK; encoded by the coding sequence ATGATACGCTGTATTGCCATCGACGACGAACCCTTAGCTTTACGACAAATAGAAAGCTATATTGAAAAGACCCCCTTTTTGGAATTGGCTGGAAAATTTAACAGTGCGCTTAAAGCAATGAATTTTCTTCAGAAAAATGAAATTGATTTGATGTTTGTTGATATTAATATGCCCGATCTTACCGGGCTCGATTTTGTAAAATCGATATCAACCCCGGCAAAGGTTATTTTTACCACTGCCTATCGCGAATATGGCTACGAAGGCTTTCAGCTGGATGCTGCCGATTACCTGGTAAAACCCATTGGCTACCCCGATTTTTTAAAGGCTGTTACCAAAACAAAAGAACGTTTCTTCTCAAAAAAAGAAGTGACTGAAACTGTTGAAAAAAACGACCGATACCTGTTTATAAAATCGGAATATAAAATTGTACGTATTGATTTTAACGACATTACCTATATTGAAAGTATGCGTGACTATGTGCGAATTCACCTCGACAACCAGAAGCCGATAATGGCATTAATGGGCATGAAGAAAATGGAAGACTTTTTACCTAAGTCAGATTTTATGCGTGTACATCGCTCGTTTATTGTTAACCTCAATAAAATTTCAACTATCGAGCGTAACCGCATTATTTTTGGTAAAGACTACATTCCCATAAGCGAACAGTATAAAGAGCTTTTTCAGGAATTTCTAGATACGCGCTTTTTAAAATAG
- a CDS encoding DUF2490 domain-containing protein translates to MKTKIKILAVIFLLCTGTTAFAQEVENEFQTRTKLDLNFKPLKKVKFTISPELRFDDSFSLDKYLLEGELEYKASKLFTLGATYGLIGNVRDEKDTEYMGRYGFSATAEKKFGRFEPSFRLMYSNYADDDIDDKQFLRYKAKVKYDVPNFKINPYMAVQLFQDLNEGELYKTRYSVGADYKLFKKNYLGVSYEFDYYNSDYLNKHIINIGYKIKF, encoded by the coding sequence ATGAAAACAAAAATTAAAATACTGGCAGTTATATTTCTTTTATGTACAGGAACTACTGCATTTGCCCAGGAAGTTGAGAACGAATTTCAGACCAGAACAAAACTCGACTTAAACTTTAAACCGCTAAAAAAAGTAAAGTTTACCATCAGCCCCGAGTTGCGTTTTGATGATAGTTTTTCGCTAGACAAGTACTTACTTGAAGGTGAGCTGGAGTATAAGGCTTCTAAACTGTTTACATTGGGTGCCACCTACGGTTTAATAGGTAATGTGCGCGATGAAAAAGATACAGAATACATGGGACGATACGGTTTTAGCGCCACCGCCGAGAAAAAATTTGGCCGCTTCGAACCCTCCTTTCGCCTGATGTACAGCAATTATGCCGACGATGATATTGACGACAAACAGTTTTTGCGCTACAAAGCAAAAGTAAAGTATGATGTCCCCAACTTTAAAATCAATCCTTATATGGCTGTCCAGCTGTTTCAGGATTTAAACGAAGGTGAACTGTACAAAACAAGGTACTCTGTTGGTGCCGATTACAAGCTCTTTAAAAAGAATTACCTGGGTGTGAGCTACGAGTTTGATTATTACAATTCCGACTACCTTAACAAACACATTATCAACATCGGATACAAAATTAAATTTTAA
- a CDS encoding two-component regulator propeller domain-containing protein yields the protein MKDKFIISIVFVLLQHIAFSQNTDDLRFRRVSPPGGFSFQAIHSFNQDKYGYIWMGGFDGVLRYDSKEIVRYTYHPEASDGLPSNTVTEIAIDKNNNIWASTSKGLCKFNHVTQEFEQIHYSYENGSQTNTHLYSIQFDGQGRLWIVDEHFLGYLNQASNKMIRITTGLENIPRIIYNDETNRLWLGTLDGSVYQVNSEEEKVEKLIIGPGSTVRTISTSTENIWVGYQEHGARMYNFNGKLEHHYSYTKNPEYNICDASIRKIWRDTKGQVWIGSYLGLFKSIGKELIHYDHNKYEGLPHNSIFDIYEDKQGGIWIGTWSGGVAYMHHSDNKFNNYRHSNEPGSISDNMVSSFAQSTDGRLFVGTELFGLNLFDSETSTFSPIQIRKQKGIIDIKTMLVDRHGGLWIGSAFNGLFYRPANRAGFLHFPAGTNDGKHVASHEVYSLCESDSGVWIGTNLGGINFYHFSTGEISFSSEKEPFAQLLNNNCRALTEDSNKNLWVGTLEGVTRIHLPSGKSTLFNIHQNSKHKTSSQSFYFITELSDGKIWMGTGGNGVNIYDPQLDSVHIFTANDLLKNKDVYGIIEDSFSNIWITSNDGLILYNTENNSSRRFVLNDGIQGNLFNPNAIFKDRQGNLYFGGTNGFSQLEPKPIQTNQRPPNVLLTKIIVNNRSIVPVQNGVNQYERIILAPEETNLSFTFSADNYLLPDKNEFTYRLSNYINNWVQNNNKGTASFVNLPAGEYRFEVKASNNDGIWNEEPASITIVIQEFWYKSKYALSFYLLVTLVIIVLIIRFFRERSKLKKDLLIEKMEHEQEEQLNEMKLKFFTNISHEFRTPLTLINGPVKQLLTASNLTDVQHKQLDTVKRNTNRLLQLINQIMDLRKAEKGLEKLSISQTNLVQFINDRVLNFSEEARAKNITFSFNYSTSSQIIEVDEEKLDKIIFNLLSNAFKYTPTNGNITVSIATNSSDRQSFFSNQLSFGELEKEDFVEIAVLDSGQGISGDDLPKVFERFEHGKNNSSKENSTGIGLNLCKDFTLMHRGTIIVQSTVGKGTRFAVKLPTKQKAQKIMYQSHEEVKNIESWEANENTAQQVPEANSNTTVLVVEDNKDLREYIVGLLTNFYKVLFAENGQDGLAMLKSNNIDLVISDVMMPKMDGFEFCQTLKSQIETSHIPVILLTALSSAENTSIGLDKGADAYISKPFEEQVLLARISNLLNQRKRLQESYAKRFISKQSIDVGSLDNYFLNKINVIIEENLVNENFTVDILASEMGLSRSQLHRKLKQISNHSASEYVNMVRIKKATALLASQNFNVDEVAFKVGFNSHSYFSKCFKKIHGKTPKEYLKGL from the coding sequence ATGAAAGATAAATTTATAATAAGCATTGTATTTGTTCTCCTCCAGCATATCGCTTTTTCGCAAAACACCGACGACCTCCGATTTCGTCGCGTATCACCTCCGGGTGGTTTTAGTTTTCAGGCCATACACTCGTTTAACCAGGATAAATACGGTTACATTTGGATGGGTGGTTTTGACGGAGTATTACGTTACGACTCGAAGGAGATTGTACGCTACACCTATCATCCGGAGGCTTCAGATGGCCTCCCCAGCAATACCGTTACCGAAATTGCCATTGATAAAAACAACAATATTTGGGCAAGTACCTCAAAAGGCCTTTGTAAATTCAATCACGTTACCCAGGAATTTGAGCAGATTCACTACTCCTACGAAAACGGTTCGCAAACCAACACACACCTTTATTCCATTCAGTTTGACGGGCAAGGTAGGTTGTGGATTGTTGACGAGCACTTTTTAGGCTACCTCAACCAGGCAAGCAACAAAATGATTCGAATTACTACGGGTTTAGAGAATATTCCGCGAATTATTTACAACGACGAAACAAACCGTTTGTGGCTTGGTACGCTGGATGGTTCCGTATACCAGGTTAACAGCGAAGAAGAAAAGGTGGAGAAACTGATTATTGGTCCCGGATCTACTGTGCGTACCATAAGCACAAGTACCGAAAATATTTGGGTGGGCTACCAGGAACATGGTGCCCGCATGTATAACTTTAACGGCAAGCTTGAACACCATTACTCTTATACAAAAAATCCGGAATACAATATCTGCGATGCCAGTATACGGAAAATATGGCGCGACACCAAAGGCCAGGTGTGGATTGGCTCGTACCTGGGCCTGTTTAAAAGCATTGGAAAAGAACTGATACACTATGATCACAATAAATACGAAGGGCTTCCGCACAATTCTATTTTTGATATTTACGAAGATAAACAGGGAGGTATTTGGATAGGAACATGGTCGGGAGGCGTAGCATACATGCACCACTCTGATAATAAATTTAACAACTACCGCCATTCGAACGAACCGGGCTCAATTTCTGACAATATGGTTAGCTCTTTTGCCCAAAGCACCGATGGGAGACTTTTTGTGGGAACCGAACTTTTTGGATTAAATTTATTTGATTCGGAAACATCAACGTTCTCCCCTATCCAGATACGGAAGCAAAAAGGAATTATTGATATTAAAACCATGCTGGTTGACAGGCATGGAGGATTATGGATAGGTTCGGCTTTTAACGGCTTGTTTTACCGCCCTGCAAACCGGGCAGGCTTTCTTCATTTTCCGGCTGGCACCAACGATGGCAAACATGTGGCATCGCACGAAGTTTACTCGCTTTGTGAATCGGACTCCGGAGTTTGGATAGGCACCAATTTGGGCGGTATTAATTTTTATCATTTCAGCACCGGAGAAATCAGTTTCTCTTCCGAAAAAGAGCCCTTTGCACAATTGCTTAACAACAACTGCAGAGCCCTGACAGAAGATTCAAACAAAAATTTATGGGTTGGTACGCTTGAAGGAGTTACCCGCATTCATCTGCCTAGCGGCAAAAGCACTCTCTTCAATATTCACCAAAACAGCAAACATAAAACCAGCAGCCAGAGTTTTTATTTTATCACCGAACTTAGCGATGGTAAAATCTGGATGGGTACCGGAGGAAATGGTGTAAACATTTACGATCCGCAATTGGATTCGGTACATATTTTTACCGCCAACGATTTGCTGAAAAATAAAGATGTTTATGGTATTATTGAAGACTCGTTTAGCAACATCTGGATAACGAGTAACGATGGTTTGATCCTGTACAATACCGAAAATAATTCGTCGCGAAGGTTTGTGCTAAACGATGGTATCCAGGGCAACTTGTTTAATCCCAATGCTATTTTTAAAGACCGCCAGGGTAATCTTTATTTTGGCGGAACCAATGGTTTTAGCCAGCTTGAGCCGAAACCCATACAAACCAACCAACGCCCCCCCAATGTGCTGCTAACAAAAATTATTGTAAATAACCGTAGCATTGTTCCGGTGCAAAACGGTGTTAACCAGTACGAAAGAATTATTTTAGCCCCCGAAGAAACGAACCTGAGTTTTACTTTTTCAGCCGACAATTACCTGTTACCCGATAAAAATGAATTTACCTACCGGCTAAGCAATTACATTAATAACTGGGTGCAAAACAACAATAAAGGCACGGCCAGTTTTGTTAATCTTCCGGCTGGCGAATATCGTTTTGAAGTTAAAGCCAGTAACAACGATGGAATATGGAATGAAGAACCAGCCAGCATTACCATTGTTATTCAGGAATTTTGGTACAAATCAAAATATGCCCTAAGTTTTTATTTACTGGTTACACTGGTTATTATTGTGCTTATCATCCGCTTTTTCAGAGAGCGATCGAAATTAAAAAAGGACTTGCTGATTGAAAAGATGGAACACGAGCAAGAAGAGCAGTTAAACGAAATGAAGCTGAAATTCTTCACCAATATTTCGCATGAATTCAGAACACCGCTTACCTTAATTAACGGCCCGGTTAAACAACTGTTAACTGCATCCAATTTAACCGATGTACAGCACAAACAACTTGATACCGTTAAACGAAATACCAATAGACTGTTGCAGCTCATCAACCAAATAATGGATTTACGCAAAGCCGAAAAGGGTTTGGAAAAACTCAGCATCAGTCAAACTAATCTGGTTCAATTCATTAACGATCGGGTCTTGAATTTTTCGGAAGAGGCACGCGCAAAAAATATTACATTTTCGTTTAACTATTCCACCAGCTCCCAAATAATTGAAGTGGACGAAGAAAAGCTGGATAAAATAATATTCAACCTGCTATCTAATGCATTTAAATACACGCCAACCAACGGAAATATAACGGTGAGTATTGCCACAAATTCATCAGACAGGCAGAGTTTCTTTTCAAACCAACTGAGTTTTGGTGAGTTGGAAAAAGAAGATTTTGTTGAAATTGCCGTTCTGGACAGCGGACAAGGCATTAGTGGAGATGATTTACCTAAAGTTTTTGAACGTTTTGAACACGGAAAAAATAATAGCTCGAAAGAAAACAGCACCGGAATTGGATTAAACCTTTGTAAAGATTTTACCCTGATGCACCGCGGTACTATAATTGTTCAAAGCACGGTTGGAAAAGGCACTCGTTTTGCGGTAAAATTGCCCACCAAACAAAAAGCCCAAAAAATTATGTACCAAAGTCACGAGGAAGTTAAGAATATTGAATCGTGGGAGGCTAACGAGAACACTGCACAGCAAGTACCTGAAGCCAACAGCAACACTACTGTTTTGGTGGTGGAAGACAACAAAGACTTGCGCGAATACATTGTTGGCCTGTTAACTAATTTTTACAAGGTACTTTTTGCCGAAAACGGGCAAGATGGTCTGGCAATGCTGAAATCGAATAACATCGACCTGGTTATTTCAGATGTAATGATGCCCAAAATGGATGGCTTTGAGTTTTGCCAAACCCTAAAATCTCAGATTGAAACCAGCCATATACCGGTTATTCTGTTAACCGCATTATCATCGGCAGAAAATACCTCCATTGGGCTCGACAAAGGTGCCGATGCCTATATCTCAAAACCCTTTGAAGAACAAGTACTTTTAGCCCGGATAAGCAACCTGCTCAATCAACGCAAACGGCTTCAGGAAAGCTACGCCAAACGATTTATAAGCAAGCAGTCCATTGATGTGGGTAGCCTCGACAACTATTTCCTGAATAAAATTAATGTCATTATTGAAGAAAATCTTGTAAACGAAAACTTCACTGTAGATATATTAGCTTCAGAAATGGGCCTAAGCCGCAGCCAGTTGCACCGGAAATTGAAACAAATTTCCAACCATTCTGCATCAGAATATGTAAATATGGTACGGATAAAAAAAGCTACTGCTTTACTGGCATCGCAAAACTTTAATGTTGATGAAGTGGCGTTTAAAGTTGGATTCAACAGCCATTCTTATTTTAGCAAGTGTTTTAAAAAAATCCACGGAAAAACCCCAAAAGAGTATTTAAAGGGATTGTAA
- a CDS encoding histidine kinase, which translates to MRTTLKPNTNFSRVQFQIMLFIWLLIFAIPLLAGDTSNGIAWEHISKIWTEYGFVFVVFLINHYLLFPQFLKGRRILYFVSVFCILVLLVLVSYFFGNTDAPPADAMQAMRPPGEGPLGPPPHGKGPREFIPPSGNLLIISILMIGFDAGLSFAGKWLQAEQNKIILEKENVENKMAFLQNQVSPHFFMNTLNNIHALVDINTEEAKEAIIRLSNMMAYMLYESQTDKISIQKEIDFVKSYVELMKLRFSEEVDINVEIPEKLPEIAIPPLLTISFIENAFKHGVSYEEPSFIHIKYVFKKDHLYFELKNSNHSKQEKNANSGIGLENARKRLALIYTTNYELNINQPDNKVFSVSLKLPL; encoded by the coding sequence ATGAGAACGACCTTAAAACCCAATACTAATTTTAGCAGAGTACAATTTCAGATAATGCTTTTTATCTGGCTGCTAATATTTGCCATTCCTTTGTTAGCTGGCGACACATCCAACGGAATAGCATGGGAACACATTTCAAAAATATGGACAGAGTATGGATTTGTTTTTGTTGTTTTTCTGATAAACCATTACCTCCTATTTCCTCAATTTTTAAAAGGAAGACGAATACTATATTTTGTTTCTGTCTTTTGCATACTGGTGCTACTCGTATTGGTATCTTATTTTTTTGGAAACACCGACGCTCCACCAGCCGATGCCATGCAAGCAATGAGGCCTCCTGGCGAAGGTCCACTCGGACCTCCACCTCATGGGAAAGGCCCCAGAGAATTTATTCCCCCATCTGGAAACCTTTTAATAATTAGCATCTTAATGATTGGATTCGATGCAGGGCTTTCGTTTGCGGGCAAATGGCTACAGGCCGAGCAAAACAAAATTATACTCGAAAAAGAAAATGTGGAAAACAAAATGGCCTTTCTTCAAAACCAGGTAAGCCCTCATTTTTTCATGAATACTTTAAATAATATTCATGCACTGGTTGATATTAACACAGAAGAGGCAAAAGAGGCAATTATCCGTCTATCGAATATGATGGCCTACATGCTGTATGAATCGCAAACCGACAAGATTTCAATTCAAAAAGAGATTGATTTTGTAAAGAGTTATGTGGAATTAATGAAATTGCGTTTTTCGGAAGAGGTTGATATAAACGTTGAAATACCTGAAAAATTACCGGAAATAGCAATCCCCCCCTTGTTAACCATATCGTTTATCGAAAATGCATTCAAACACGGTGTTAGCTACGAAGAACCCTCGTTTATACACATAAAATACGTGTTTAAAAAAGATCATTTGTATTTCGAGCTGAAAAACTCCAATCATTCGAAACAAGAAAAAAATGCAAACTCAGGCATTGGATTAGAAAACGCCCGCAAACGACTGGCCTTAATTTATACCACTAATTACGAACTGAACATTAATCAGCCCGACAATAAAGTATTCTCCGTTAGCTTAAAACTACCATTATGA
- a CDS encoding DUF4956 domain-containing protein, translated as MSETETVIDTIKNVASTELTELANWEERLRFLDIKLINVGDFSELLVRLALNLFVSFLVVHYMYARNSRRKDFYFSFLAVGTVVFLLSFLLNSVKLELGFALGLFAIFGIIRYRTDAIPIKEMTYLFIVIGISVINALANKKVSYVELIFTNSAIVFGLWLLEKRLMLKQEGSIRLIYEKIENIHDDKKEVLLADLKARTGINIKRYEIQKIDFLKDVADITLYFNVNGKSDENHS; from the coding sequence ATGAGTGAAACAGAAACAGTAATCGACACCATTAAAAATGTTGCGTCGACAGAATTAACAGAATTGGCCAATTGGGAAGAGCGCCTTCGATTCTTAGACATTAAATTGATAAACGTGGGCGACTTTTCGGAGCTTTTGGTGCGCCTGGCCCTTAACCTTTTTGTAAGTTTTTTGGTGGTGCACTACATGTATGCCCGAAACAGCCGCCGCAAAGACTTCTATTTTAGTTTTTTGGCCGTTGGCACCGTTGTATTTCTTTTAAGTTTTTTGCTAAACAGCGTTAAGCTCGAGCTCGGTTTTGCTCTTGGTTTATTTGCCATCTTCGGAATTATACGTTACCGCACCGATGCCATCCCCATTAAGGAAATGACCTACCTTTTTATTGTTATCGGCATTTCAGTAATAAATGCCCTGGCCAACAAAAAAGTGAGTTACGTTGAATTAATTTTTACCAACTCGGCCATTGTTTTTGGTTTGTGGCTGCTTGAAAAACGCTTAATGCTGAAACAAGAAGGCTCGATACGTTTGATTTACGAAAAAATAGAGAACATACATGACGACAAAAAAGAAGTGCTTTTGGCCGATTTGAAAGCACGTACCGGAATTAATATTAAACGTTACGAGATTCAGAAAATAGACTTTTTGAAAGACGTTGCCGACATTACACTCTATTTTAATGTGAATGGCAAAAGCGACGAAAACCATTCTTAG
- a CDS encoding sulfatase, whose product MKYLTLIIICSLLFACSVKKTGETRPNIVFIMSDDHAYQAISAYGHGLNHTHNIDRIAEEGAIFTKGYVTNSICAPSRAVMLTGKHSFVNGKVDNLQAFDWSQDNVAKQLQKAGYQTAMIGKIHIDGLPQGFDYSNVLPGQGQYYNPDFIENGVKKQYHGYCTQITTDIALDWLKNKRDKNKPFLMLYHQKAPHRSWMPEKKYLDLFEDSTFTPPANFFDNFENRPVAAEHEMGIWEHMDLVYDLKMLDDEGEIKTLYRGMGQRLYDRMDDEQRAAWDAHYKPIIADFKQQKPEGKALALWKFNRYMKDYLATIQSVDDGVGQVLDYLDEEGLAENTIVIYTSDQGFYLGEHGWFDKRFMYEESFRTPILMRYPNEIKPGTVVDGLVQNLDFAPTFLDYAETAIPEDIQGESFRSLAQGKTENWRDAIYYTYYEFPGEHHVQRHYGVRTDRYKLIHFYYDSDTWELYDLEKDPTEMNNLYNEPEYAEVQKHMHAKLLEVRKKYGDSDEIDQKNLQRYLDKKGI is encoded by the coding sequence ATGAAGTACCTAACCCTAATTATTATTTGTAGTTTACTGTTTGCATGTTCAGTTAAAAAAACTGGAGAAACCCGGCCTAATATTGTGTTTATAATGAGCGACGACCATGCCTATCAGGCCATAAGTGCCTATGGACATGGCTTAAACCATACACACAATATCGATCGAATTGCGGAAGAAGGGGCTATTTTTACCAAAGGTTATGTAACCAACTCGATTTGTGCACCCAGCCGTGCGGTAATGCTAACCGGCAAGCACAGTTTTGTTAACGGAAAAGTGGATAACCTGCAGGCTTTTGACTGGAGCCAGGATAACGTAGCCAAACAGTTACAAAAAGCAGGCTATCAAACCGCTATGATTGGCAAAATCCATATCGATGGTTTGCCGCAGGGATTTGATTATTCAAACGTATTGCCGGGGCAAGGACAATATTACAACCCCGATTTTATTGAAAACGGCGTTAAAAAGCAATACCACGGTTATTGTACACAAATTACTACCGATATTGCTTTAGACTGGTTAAAAAACAAACGTGATAAAAACAAGCCTTTTCTGATGCTTTATCACCAAAAGGCGCCACACCGTAGCTGGATGCCAGAGAAAAAATACCTCGATTTGTTTGAGGATTCTACCTTTACACCGCCTGCCAATTTTTTCGATAATTTTGAAAACCGCCCCGTTGCTGCCGAACACGAAATGGGGATTTGGGAACACATGGATTTGGTTTACGACCTTAAAATGCTGGACGATGAAGGTGAAATAAAGACCCTGTACCGTGGAATGGGACAAAGACTGTACGACCGTATGGATGATGAGCAGCGCGCAGCCTGGGATGCACATTATAAGCCTATAATAGCAGATTTTAAACAACAAAAGCCCGAAGGAAAAGCCCTGGCTTTGTGGAAATTCAATCGATACATGAAAGATTACCTCGCCACTATTCAATCGGTTGACGATGGTGTTGGGCAGGTACTCGACTACCTCGATGAAGAGGGCCTGGCCGAAAATACGATTGTAATTTATACCTCCGATCAGGGATTTTACCTGGGCGAACATGGTTGGTTCGATAAACGTTTTATGTACGAAGAGTCGTTTCGTACGCCCATTTTAATGCGTTACCCAAATGAAATAAAACCGGGAACCGTTGTTGATGGTCTTGTGCAAAATCTCGATTTTGCACCAACATTTCTGGATTATGCAGAAACCGCAATTCCTGAAGATATTCAGGGCGAATCATTCAGGAGCTTGGCACAAGGAAAGACCGAAAACTGGCGCGATGCCATTTATTATACCTATTACGAGTTCCCTGGTGAACATCATGTGCAACGCCATTACGGAGTACGTACCGACCGCTATAAACTCATTCATTTCTATTATGATTCGGATACCTGGGAATTATACGATTTGGAAAAGGACCCAACAGAAATGAACAATTTATATAATGAACCAGAGTATGCCGAAGTGCAAAAACATATGCACGCAAAACTACTTGAAGTTCGGAAAAAGTACGGTGACAGTGATGAGATAGATCAAAAAAACTTACAACGATATCTGGATAAGAAAGGAATTTAA
- a CDS encoding polyphosphate polymerase domain-containing protein, producing MNTKETDYFAPIRLDEMDKVKLMNRTDTKYWFNIKQLHQLLESVQDHYFILTMKNEVALPYCTIYYDTDTDGMFTAHHNGKLNRYKIRRRSYVNSGISFLEVKFKNNKGRTIKKRIPTEFNNNFSEAENSFLQEITPFSVEELSPSLTNNFSRITLVNRNFKERCTIDFNLQFKTLQKQIALNELVIVEIKADGSPAASPLARALRNHRIKTSGFSKYCIGRTVTDSSIKRNAFKHKIRMIEKTISTKHSLYNL from the coding sequence ATGAATACTAAGGAAACAGATTATTTCGCCCCCATAAGGTTAGATGAAATGGATAAGGTAAAACTGATGAACCGAACCGACACAAAATACTGGTTCAACATTAAACAGCTGCACCAATTGCTCGAATCGGTTCAAGACCATTACTTTATTCTTACCATGAAAAACGAAGTAGCACTTCCTTACTGTACTATTTATTACGATACCGATACCGATGGTATGTTTACTGCCCACCATAATGGCAAACTCAACCGTTATAAAATAAGACGCAGAAGCTATGTTAACAGCGGCATTAGTTTTTTAGAAGTAAAATTTAAAAACAATAAGGGCCGTACGATAAAAAAACGCATTCCAACTGAATTTAATAACAATTTCAGTGAAGCAGAAAATTCATTTTTACAGGAAATAACACCTTTTTCTGTTGAAGAGTTATCGCCCTCATTAACCAATAATTTTTCGCGCATTACTTTGGTAAACCGCAACTTTAAAGAACGATGCACCATTGATTTTAACCTGCAGTTTAAAACCTTACAAAAGCAAATTGCACTTAACGAGCTCGTTATTGTTGAAATAAAAGCCGATGGTTCGCCGGCAGCATCGCCACTAGCCAGAGCATTGCGCAACCACCGGATAAAAACCTCCGGATTCAGCAAATATTGTATTGGCCGAACGGTTACCGACTCTTCAATAAAACGCAACGCTTTTAAACACAAAATCAGGATGATTGAAAAAACCATCAGCACAAAACACAGTTTGTACAACCTTTAA